The genomic window GTTCTTTCGCCGAATATCGCCATGGAGCAAGAGGTCAAATCCGCCGTGGCGGAGGCGATTGAGCGCGATCCCCACGGCACGCTCGCGCTCAGAGAAACGCCGGCACTTCGATCGTTGATCGAGCGAAACGACGGACTCTGGTTCGTGGCTGCCACAACCGACGGGGCTTCGCTCTCCCATGGAACCGTCCCCGCAACCTATGCCGCCCTTGTTCCGCTAGTACATCTGTTTCATTCGGCCGACATTCGCGGGGCAAGCGGTGTGCGTGAAATCGCTTCGGTCGAGGACGTCGAGACGCCGATCGGGGAAGTCAGGATTCTCTTTGGCGGTATCGCCGGCAACGGGTGGCCTGTTCTTGCGATCCTCGCCGAGGCCTATCCGATCTACCTCTCGCTGCTCGCAATTGCGCTGCCGGCCATCTTTCTCGCGGTTCCCCAAATTGTTGGGCGTGCAATCGCGCGCGTAAGCGACATCGCTGAAATGGCGTCGCAAATCGAACCCCAGCGGCGTGGGGACCGGCTTCCTGTGGCCGGCATCCCCAAAGAGGTTGCTCCTCTGGTTGCCGCATTCAACGGCGCGCTCGACCGTATTGAGAATGAGTTCAGGAAACGCCAGCGCTTTTTGATCGACGCAGCGCATGAGCTCAGGACGCCGATCGCCATCTTGCAGACGCGGATTGAGGGCATGTGCGAAGGACTGGAGCGCAGGCGGTTGCTGGATGACGTGGCGCGTTTGGCGGATATGGCCGAACAGCTTCTCGACTTTGAACGCGGCAGCCAAACGGCCGATCTCGACGAAACGGTGGATCTCATCGAGATCGCGCGCACGGCGGTGGCGGATCTCGCGCCGCTCGCGATCGCGGCAGGTTACGAGATGTCGTTTCATGGCGACGAAATCTGCGTCGAGCGCAAAGGCGACAGCTCCGCCCTTCGCCGAGCTGTCGGCAATCTCATCCGCAACGCCATCGATCACGGCGGCGGGCATGGGACAATCACGGTTTCAGCCTTGGCGGACGGCGAAATCAGCGTGAGCGACGAGGGGCCCGGCATAGCGGCAGATCATCAGGAACTGGTGTTCGAGCCATTCTATCGCGTGGTCCCGAACAGCCGGGGGGCAGGCCTTGGATTGAGCCTGGTCAAGCAAATCGCTGAAAAACATGGCGGGTATGCCAGTATCGAAAGCGGCTCCAAAGGCACCAAAGTGACAATGCGGCTTTGAGCACGAAGAGCCGTCACCGGGCGTGAAAGCCGCAAAACGCGCCCGCCTCCGGCGCTTCTCGCAACGGCCCGACATGGATCGCGCACCGTTCTCATTCCAGTGCCTGTCTCATCTGCAGGCAACAGCAAAACGGGAACTCTGGAGCAACGCGAGAATACGTCAACGAGAAGGGGCGCCTGCCGGCATTTTGGCCGGGTCCGTAATGCTCGCGCAATCCTTGCGCCTCATCGTTCTTCGTGAACTGCCGTTGCAGCCTGCGGCGGCGTTGAAACGAGAGCAACTTCTATGAAAAACGAAAATTGCACATCTTCGGCAGAACGCCAGCCGACTTCGCTGATGGCCGAGGTCCCCGCGCACATCTCAATCGCAGCTTCTACCACCCATTCTCGGAGGCAGTGCTCATGACCTGGGATCCGCGCACAGAATGGCAGGGCTATGTCGCTCCAACCTCGTTCGATGACTACGCGAAGCGTTACGAGAGCTTTTTCAAGATGCGGCGCCAGGGCGGCATCATCGAGCTTCGCATGCACACCGACGACGGTCCCTACAAACACACCCATGCCGCCCACAACGCGTGGGCCCGCGTATGGCAAGACGTCGGCAACGATCCCGAGAACCAGGTGCTGATCCTGACCGGCACAGGGGACAAATGGATGATGGGCGATCCGAAAGGGCTCAATCCGAAACCGGCATCAGAACTGGACCCGGACCACATCTTCCAGCGGATGATGGACGGCTGGAAGCATGTCGAGAACTTCATCTACAGCATCGACATTCCCACCATCGCCGCCGTCAACGGTCCGGGCGTCCATACGGAATTCGCGGTGCTGTCCGACGTCACCTTTTCAGCGCCGGATGCGGATTTCATGGACCCGCACTTCTGGTTGGGAAGCCCTCCGGGCGACGGGCAAGGCATGGCGCTGCAAGCTCTGATGGGGCCAAAGCGCGCTGCCTATTATATCTACGCGGCCAAGTCCATTCCGGCGCCAATGGCCGTCGAACTCGGTCTCGTCAATGAGATTTTTCCCCGTGAAGAGCTTCTCCAAAGGGCCTGGGATATGGCCCGCTACATAATGAAACGACCGCGCTATACGCGTTGGGCGACCCATAACATCCTGTCAAGACATTGGAAGAAGGCAATCTCCGAAGACTTCGGATTTCATATGGCGCACCAAATGCTGGCAAACGTGGCGAGCAAGTCGGTTGTGCCGGATCCGGCGCTGCTGGCCGATCCCCGCAATCCCTTTTAATCAACCATCGGGTTGTCCTGTCGAGCCCAACGGCACTGTCAAAGCTGCCCGCCTTGTCTGCCCGGCAGGGTACACCTTTTCCCGGAGTGAGCATGATTGACGATCACGAAGATCCCATCGCCCAGCAAGACATGCAGAAGCGCGGGCAATTCCTGTTGAGTCGCCGGGCGCTTTTCGCTGCCTCACTGGCAACAATTGCCGCCGCCCAGGTCTCGAAAGCCTTTGGCGGTGGCGCGCGACCCGTGATGGAGCAGATCGACCCCGAATGCGCCTATGCGTATGCCTACGTCTATGTCCTGGAGTAGGCGGAAATGCGCATCATCAGTCAATGCCGGTCCCTGGCGCACGGAAACAGGCAAGACATCCAATCGAACGCAGTTCTTCCTATCGCAGGCGGGCAGATGCGTCTCCCTAACCAGCACGTCGACAAGGCAAGCGTAGCCGGCATTTGCGCGCATCGACTTACCAAGCGATACGGCAATAAGCTGGTGGTGAAGGATCTGTCATTCACCGCGGAACCGGGTGTCATTACCGGCTTCCTCGGTCCCAACGGTGCCGGGAAGAGCACGACCTTGCGGATGCTGCTCGGCTTGACCGGGCCGACCTCGGGCGAAATTAGCATCGTCGGTCATCACCTCACCCAGTTGAATAATCCGGCCCGGACCATCGGCGCATTGCTGGATGCACGAGCAACTCATCCGCATCGTAGCGCATTCAATCACCTGCTCGCCTTCGCACAAGCTGCTGGCCTCGGAAGGGCGCGGGTTGGCGAGGTCCTGGATCTCGTGGGCCTCACAAGTGCCGCCCATCACCGGGTGGGAACATTCTCCCTGGGGATGAGCCAACGGCTCGGCATTGCAACGGCATTGCTGGGCGATCCAGGCATTCTCGTCCTTGACGAGCCGCTTAACGGACTCGACCCGGAAGGGATCCGCTGGATGCGGACCTTGCTGCGAGCTCTGGCGAATGAGGGACGAACCATCCTGTTTTCGAGCCATCTGATGTCGGAAATGGAACTGACCGCGGACAGGTTGGTCGTCATTGCACAGGGCCGACTGATTGCGGAGTGCACGCTGGAGGAATTCATCCGGCTTCACACGTCGAGCGCTGTCGCGGTCCGGACCCCTTCGCGAATTCAGCTTGCGACGGCATTAAGTCGCGCGGGCATTGCTTGCGAGGACGTTTCCGCATCGAGCCTTCTCATCACTGGCGCCGATACAGTGACCATCGGTAAAATTGCCGCTCGGGAAGCGATTGTCCTCGAAGAGTTGACCCAGGTCCGAGGTTCCCTGGAAGACGTCTTCCTTCGCCTCACGCGTGATGCGCGCGACTATGAGGGCCACGTCGCATGAGCATCTTGTGTTCCGAATGGACAAAGCTCTCCAGCGTCAGAACCACCTGGTTGCTGGTGGTGAGCGCAATGCTCGCGAGCGTGTTGCTGGGGCTTCTCGGCGTGTCCGACCTGATCGGCGCACAGCCGTCAGACTTGCCCGATGACTGGGATCCGACGGCGACGAGCCTGAAGGGGCTCCTGTTCGCTCAACTCCTCGTCGGAATGCTCGGAGCGCTCAGCATCACGTCCGAATATGACACCGGAATGATCGCGACCAGTCTCTCCATCGTCCCTTCGAGACCCCACCTTCTGATAGCGAAGGCGGCTGTGGTTTCTGGGATAGGGCTTGGCACCGGCATTGCCACGGCCCTGATCAGCTTCACGGCGGTACAGATGGTGCTCGGCGATGCTGGTATCCCGATCGCGAGCATAGGCGGCCCGCGTGTTGCCTGGGCGCTCGTCGGAGCCGCGATTTACCTCACGCTCGTCGCCGTTATCGGGCTTTCTGTTGGCGTTCTTGCGCGGTCGACCGCAGGCAGCCTGGCGGCACTTGTCGGCATCACTCTGCTCACGCCCGCTATCGCTCCTTCCATACCTGGTCCGATCGGCGATTGGTTTGCGGAGTATTGGCCGATTACCGCCGGCCAGAAGGCCTATACGGTCATACAGCTCGCCAATGAAGTTACACCATGGCTTGGACTGGGAATCCTTACGGCGGCAACTTTCACGCTTGGGATTGCCAGTATCGTGGCATTCGTCCTGCGAGATGCCTGACTGGCCGTAGCGCACGCTTCCTGGTCGACGGTATCGCCCAAGCAAAAGTGTGCTTGAGCCTCCACCCAACCGCGCCGACGGCCGAATCATCCGTCATTAGACCAGTGTGTAATGTTGCGGCAATCCTCCGCTCGCATCGTCCCTCCAATATTTGTGACGGAGGCTGTAAAGCGTGAACAACAATCCATCAATTTTCTCGTTCCGAGGATTTGCCGCTTCTCGCCGTCCTATTCCATTGAGAGACCTCGGTCTGGCCATATCGGTGATTTTTGCGGTATCCGGATGTGCCTCGGTGCCTATGAAGGAGGCTGGAACACTCACCTCCTACAGCAATCTCAGTGCGCCTAAGGGAAAGCTGTCAAAGAAGCGAATCTACGTAGACGGCCAAGGTCTGGCCGCGGTGAAGACGGTCAGTATCGTGCCAACCACCTACGCCTTTGGCGCCGCACCCCGCGTCAAAACGCAAGCAGACCGTTCTCTGGTCTCAAATGCACTGGATCGGGCGCTCTGCGTCGCGCTGAGCGATAAATATCAGATGGTTCCAGCCGGCCAGCCGGCGGATATCACAATCCGATCCGTCATCGCCAACGTTGTACCAACGAACAAGATCACAGCGGGGATTGCAGCCGTTGTCACCGTGGGTGGCGGTTTTGCCATACCCGGCGATGTTCCCTTTCTCAGCGTGCCACGACTGCCCATCGGCCTGGGTGGGCTGGCTGTGGAAGCGGAGGCCGTTGATAGCGGCGGCGTCCAGCGCGCGGCGATCGTCTGGGCTCGCGGGGCAAACGCAATCCAGGACAACCCTCGCGTTTCGGAGGTGGGCGACGCCTATGGCCTCGCATCGAAGTTCGCGAGTGACTTTTCCGGAATGCTTGTCACAGGCGAGGAGCCAAAGATGTTGGACATTTCCCTTCCATCGAAACACGGCGTGCAATCCTGGCTCGGCGGAAAACCGAAATACGCCGCGTGTGAAGCCTTTGGCCGGGCACCTGGCGTGTTTGGCGCCATCGCGGCCAATTACGGGCTGCCACCGGAATGGACCGAAAAGAAGCCCAAACCGCTCGTGACGCACTGACACATTCCAGTCGCCGCGCGAACAGAGCGTTCCGGAACCTCGTATCCCCAAACACTTCACCGTTCGAGCCCGTTGCCAAGCCGAACTGGCTCTTCCGATTCTGCGACGTGCAAAACGACGGCAATTCATCCCTTTCGGTCAGTTTGAATCCCCGACCGATGCATTCAGGATAACCAGGAGATTGACCCCATGCGCCAACCCGAAGCGTGGTTCCAACGAAACCCCAGCTTCCACCAGAATAACAGAACGGCGCCACATGCAGGTCATCGTTTTGTCTGGAGCCTTGAAGCCTTTGGGATTGCCGGAAAGCGATTGCGCCCGGCGATCATTGCGGCGTTGAGCCTGCTCATCTCGCTGCAGGCCGCCATGGCCGCCGCGCCATCGGCTGCGGTCAAGGAAACGTGCGGAGCGGAAATACGGTCGATCTGCCTGCGGCCATGGCGACTTACGCCTGACGCCATATCGGCCTGTGTCGAGGAGAACAGTTCGAAGCTGTCTCCCGTCTGTCAGGCTTTTTGGGGCACCGCCAGCATGTGCCAGTCAGAAATGAGGGAAATCTGCGGCGGGCTAAACCCATTCACAATCAAAAGTTGCCTGAAAAACCAGAAACACGAGTTTTCGCAACTATGCCAGGATACCCTGAACACAGAATAGGGATCTTTCTTTCACTTTATGGACGAGAAAGCGGAATTGGTTTTATGCCAGACCTTGCATTTGATCTTCGCCATCTCCAATACGCGATGCCGGTCGCCGACCATGGAAGCTTTCGTCGAGCCGCTGATGTTCCGGATCTGCCTCAATCAACGATCAGCAGGCGGGTTCAATCACTTGAGCGGCGACTTGGCATTACACTTTTTGAACGCAGCAGAACCGGTGCTCATCTGACACATTCGGGGGCGGAATTCATCCGCCAGACAACGTTTGGCGCGGAGCACCTTCGCCACGCAGTGAATGATCTACGTTCGGTACAGCGCGGATATATTGGCGAACTCCGTCAGGGCATTGTGGGGTCTCTAGTGTCCCGATTCTGAAGTCCGGTTCATTCTATGGATTTGCTTTGATTGTCCGGAGGCAGAAGCGTTGGTTGCTGGCGAGGATGTCGTCGGGGGACTTGGTCCAGCGGAATACGCCACGCCTGAGGGCGCGTTCGGTCAGCAGCGCGAAGAACCGTTCGACCTGGTTGATCCATGACGCCGATGTGGGCGTGAAATGCACATGCCAGCGCGGACGCTTGGCGAACCAGTTGCGGATCAGCCTGGTCTTGTGTGTGCCGTCATTGTCCATGATGACGTGAATGTCGAGATCTGCGGGCACGTTGCGCTCGACCTCGTCGAGTATCCGCCCCGCAATCCTATTCTTTCGAAGACAGTATCCGCGTTGTGCTGGAAGGCTTGCGGGGTAAAGCGGTGCTGTCGTGCTCGGGCGTATCGCCGATCTCGGTCATCTTCCGATCCAGCTTCTCCACCATGAGCCTGAAAATATCCGCGTATTGCGGGTCGCCGGCGCGATTGTGCAATTCGAAGGGATCTGCGTCGCAGTCGAACAGTTCCCATTCGGGCGGTTCATCACCGGCAGTCGCCCCGATCTGATCGAGCGGCTCGTTGTACCAGTAGATCAACTTGTAGCGTTCGCCGCGAATGCCGTAATGGGCAAACGCATTGTGGATGACATCCTTGTGCATCCAGTAGCGGTGATAGGCGACATCCTGCCAGTCTTCGCCCGCCCGGCCTTCGAACACCGGCCGCATGCTCGTTCCCTGCATGTAGGAGGGGACCGGTACGCCGGCATAGTCGAGAAAGGTCGGCGCAAAGTCGACATTCATGGCGATCTTCCCGGAAATGCCGCCCGGTTTTATCCCGTCGGGATAGCGCACCAGAAACGGCATCTGCAGCGATTCCTCATACATGAAACGCTTGTCGAACCAGCCGTGCTCGCCCAGGAAAAATCCCTGGTCGGAGGTGTAGATCACGATCGTGTTGTCGGCCAGTCCCGCCTCGTCGAGATAGTCGAGGAGACGGCCGACATTGTCGTCGATCGACTGCACCGTTCTGAGATAGCGCTTGATGTAGCGCTGATATTTGAATTCGGCGAGTTTCCGCGGGTCGGTGAAGATGAAGTTTTCGCCGGTCTTCACATCGATCAGCGTAAGGCTTTCACCGTCCTTCAGTTCCGGCACCTTGCGCATGTGAACATTCGGATGATCGAACAGCAACTTGCCGACCTCCGAGCCGCCTTCGGGCTGAACGAGCCCGAGATCCTCATAGGTCATGTCCGAGCGCACCCGCATCCTTGCCTCCTTGGCCGCCGCGGCGCGGTTGGCGTAGTCATCGGTGAAGGTGCCGGGCAGCGGCAGGTCGTCCTCAAACAGGGTCTCATGCTTGTGATCGCAGACGAAATGCCGGTGCGGCGCCTTGTGGTGACACATCAGGAAGAACGGCCGCTCCCTGTCGCGGGCCTTGATGAAATCGATGCTCATATCTGTGGTGATGTCGGTGACATAGCCCGGATGCACTTTGGGACCATCGCGATCGATGAAGATCGGATCGTAATAGACGCCCTGCCCCGGAATGACCGACCAGTCGTCGAAACCTGTCGGCTCGTGGGCCTTGCCCTCACCGAGATGCCACTTTCCGAAGATCGCCGTCTGGTAGCCGGACTGCTTGAGGTGCTTGGCGACATTCGGCAACCGGTTGTCGATATGGGTATCGAGCGTCGTCACCAGGTTCACATGATTATAGGTGCCGGTCAGGATCGCGGCGCGGCTCGGCGTGCAGATCGAATTGGTGACATAGCAGCGGTCGAGCCGCATGCCCTCATCGGCCAGCCGGTCGAGATTGGGCGTGCTGTTGAGCCCGCCGCCATAGGCCGAGATTGCGCGCGCGGCATGGTCGTCGGACATGATGAAGATGATATTGGGTCGCATGGATCTGCCCCTCTATGTCAGTTCTGGTCCGCGGCGAGCGAGATGCCGGAAAGGGACCGTCCCTCGCTGTCGAAGAAATGCGTTCGCCCGGACAATGCGATGCCGGTTTGGCTGCCGACCGGCGTATTGGAGCCGCCGGGAAGCCGCACCACCAGTTCCTGGCCCCATTCGGTGGAGACATAAACGAACTCGCTGTCGCCGAGACGTTCCACCACGCTGACCGTGCCCGTGAAATGGCCGCTGTCCGGCTCCGTGAGCGTCATCTGGTCGGCGCGCAGGCCAAGAACGGCGGTTTGCGGGGCCCCCGGACCGGCAAGCGCGACGGTGCTTTTGTCCTTGAAACGGAATGTCAGGTTTTCCCCGCCTTCGAGATCGAGAAAGTTCATCTTCGGCGACCCGATGAAACCGGCAACGAAAAGATTGGCCGGGTTCTCGTAGAGCTCCATCGGCTCGCCGATCTGTTCGACTTTGCCCTTGCGCAGAACCACGATCTTGTCCGCCAGCGTCATTGCCTCGACCTGGTCGTGGGTCACATAGATCATCGTGGAGCCGGCCAGTTGCTGATGCAGCTTGGCCAGTTCGAGACGGGTCGCAACCCGCAACTCGGCGTCGAGGTTCGACAGCGGCTCGTCGAACAGAAAGACCTGCGGATGCCGGACAATCGCCCGGCCGATGGCAACGCGCTGGCGCTGGCCGCCGGAAAGCTGTTTCGGCTTGCGGTCCAGAAGGTCCTCGATCTGCAGGATTTTCGCCGCCTCGCTGACGCGTCTGGCCACTTCGGCTTTCGGCGTGCCGTTCATCCTCAGCCCGAAGCCCATATTCTGGTCGACCGTCATATGCGGATAAAGCGCATAAGTCTGGAACACCATGGCGACGCCGCG from Martelella sp. NC20 includes these protein-coding regions:
- a CDS encoding sensor histidine kinase, which codes for MRAGRQSNPSLRWRLSWQLSLVITAVIAVVIIGLSVYATMVLSPNIAMEQEVKSAVAEAIERDPHGTLALRETPALRSLIERNDGLWFVAATTDGASLSHGTVPATYAALVPLVHLFHSADIRGASGVREIASVEDVETPIGEVRILFGGIAGNGWPVLAILAEAYPIYLSLLAIALPAIFLAVPQIVGRAIARVSDIAEMASQIEPQRRGDRLPVAGIPKEVAPLVAAFNGALDRIENEFRKRQRFLIDAAHELRTPIAILQTRIEGMCEGLERRRLLDDVARLADMAEQLLDFERGSQTADLDETVDLIEIARTAVADLAPLAIAAGYEMSFHGDEICVERKGDSSALRRAVGNLIRNAIDHGGGHGTITVSALADGEISVSDEGPGIAADHQELVFEPFYRVVPNSRGAGLGLSLVKQIAEKHGGYASIESGSKGTKVTMRL
- a CDS encoding enoyl-CoA hydratase/isomerase family protein, whose protein sequence is MTWDPRTEWQGYVAPTSFDDYAKRYESFFKMRRQGGIIELRMHTDDGPYKHTHAAHNAWARVWQDVGNDPENQVLILTGTGDKWMMGDPKGLNPKPASELDPDHIFQRMMDGWKHVENFIYSIDIPTIAAVNGPGVHTEFAVLSDVTFSAPDADFMDPHFWLGSPPGDGQGMALQALMGPKRAAYYIYAAKSIPAPMAVELGLVNEIFPREELLQRAWDMARYIMKRPRYTRWATHNILSRHWKKAISEDFGFHMAHQMLANVASKSVVPDPALLADPRNPF
- a CDS encoding ABC transporter ATP-binding protein codes for the protein MRIISQCRSLAHGNRQDIQSNAVLPIAGGQMRLPNQHVDKASVAGICAHRLTKRYGNKLVVKDLSFTAEPGVITGFLGPNGAGKSTTLRMLLGLTGPTSGEISIVGHHLTQLNNPARTIGALLDARATHPHRSAFNHLLAFAQAAGLGRARVGEVLDLVGLTSAAHHRVGTFSLGMSQRLGIATALLGDPGILVLDEPLNGLDPEGIRWMRTLLRALANEGRTILFSSHLMSEMELTADRLVVIAQGRLIAECTLEEFIRLHTSSAVAVRTPSRIQLATALSRAGIACEDVSASSLLITGADTVTIGKIAAREAIVLEELTQVRGSLEDVFLRLTRDARDYEGHVA
- a CDS encoding ABC transporter permease; this translates as MSILCSEWTKLSSVRTTWLLVVSAMLASVLLGLLGVSDLIGAQPSDLPDDWDPTATSLKGLLFAQLLVGMLGALSITSEYDTGMIATSLSIVPSRPHLLIAKAAVVSGIGLGTGIATALISFTAVQMVLGDAGIPIASIGGPRVAWALVGAAIYLTLVAVIGLSVGVLARSTAGSLAALVGITLLTPAIAPSIPGPIGDWFAEYWPITAGQKAYTVIQLANEVTPWLGLGILTAATFTLGIASIVAFVLRDA
- a CDS encoding DUF3313 domain-containing protein, translating into MNNNPSIFSFRGFAASRRPIPLRDLGLAISVIFAVSGCASVPMKEAGTLTSYSNLSAPKGKLSKKRIYVDGQGLAAVKTVSIVPTTYAFGAAPRVKTQADRSLVSNALDRALCVALSDKYQMVPAGQPADITIRSVIANVVPTNKITAGIAAVVTVGGGFAIPGDVPFLSVPRLPIGLGGLAVEAEAVDSGGVQRAAIVWARGANAIQDNPRVSEVGDAYGLASKFASDFSGMLVTGEEPKMLDISLPSKHGVQSWLGGKPKYAACEAFGRAPGVFGAIAANYGLPPEWTEKKPKPLVTH
- a CDS encoding LysR family transcriptional regulator translates to MPVADHGSFRRAADVPDLPQSTISRRVQSLERRLGITLFERSRTGAHLTHSGAEFIRQTTFGAEHLRHAVNDLRSVQRGYIGELRQGIVGSLVSRF
- a CDS encoding sulfatase family protein produces the protein MRPNIIFIMSDDHAARAISAYGGGLNSTPNLDRLADEGMRLDRCYVTNSICTPSRAAILTGTYNHVNLVTTLDTHIDNRLPNVAKHLKQSGYQTAIFGKWHLGEGKAHEPTGFDDWSVIPGQGVYYDPIFIDRDGPKVHPGYVTDITTDMSIDFIKARDRERPFFLMCHHKAPHRHFVCDHKHETLFEDDLPLPGTFTDDYANRAAAAKEARMRVRSDMTYEDLGLVQPEGGSEVGKLLFDHPNVHMRKVPELKDGESLTLIDVKTGENFIFTDPRKLAEFKYQRYIKRYLRTVQSIDDNVGRLLDYLDEAGLADNTIVIYTSDQGFFLGEHGWFDKRFMYEESLQMPFLVRYPDGIKPGGISGKIAMNVDFAPTFLDYAGVPVPSYMQGTSMRPVFEGRAGEDWQDVAYHRYWMHKDVIHNAFAHYGIRGERYKLIYWYNEPLDQIGATAGDEPPEWELFDCDADPFELHNRAGDPQYADIFRLMVEKLDRKMTEIGDTPEHDSTALPRKPSSTTRILSSKE
- a CDS encoding ABC transporter ATP-binding protein is translated as MTGVSLKNIKKSYGGLEVVHGVDIEIEKGEFVVFVGPSGCGKSTLLRMIAGLEEISGGDLEIHGQRVNDVDPANRGVAMVFQTYALYPHMTVDQNMGFGLRMNGTPKAEVARRVSEAAKILQIEDLLDRKPKQLSGGQRQRVAIGRAIVRHPQVFLFDEPLSNLDAELRVATRLELAKLHQQLAGSTMIYVTHDQVEAMTLADKIVVLRKGKVEQIGEPMELYENPANLFVAGFIGSPKMNFLDLEGGENLTFRFKDKSTVALAGPGAPQTAVLGLRADQMTLTEPDSGHFTGTVSVVERLGDSEFVYVSTEWGQELVVRLPGGSNTPVGSQTGIALSGRTHFFDSEGRSLSGISLAADQN